The proteins below come from a single Panicum hallii strain FIL2 chromosome 7, PHallii_v3.1, whole genome shotgun sequence genomic window:
- the LOC112901632 gene encoding uncharacterized protein LOC112901632 translates to MLNDQNTDQLETANQTFCGKRKMMMQSQSFMQLVRALSRSRQRTDVIMKGVAVSGMSGAPILSRKGVSTMLTGGAPGFTVSITTEGIKAVLEMFLTDRNIQRTHLYTRCFTSCP, encoded by the exons ATGTTGAATGATCAGAACACAGATCAATTGGAAACTGCAAACCAGACATTCTGTgggaagaggaagatgatgatGCAATCCCAAAGTTTCATGCAGCTTGTCCGGGCCTTGTCAC GATCTAGACAGAGAACTGATGTTATCATGAAGGGAGTCGCTGTGAGTGGTATGTCAGGGGCTCCTATATTAAGTAGAAAAGGAGTATCCACAATGCTTACTGGAGGTGCACCTGGCTTCACTGTTTCCATTACTACAGAAGGAATAAAGGCTGTGTTGGAGATGTTTCTTACTGATCGTAACATCCA GAGAACTCATCTATACACCAGATGCTTCACATCATGCCCTTGA
- the LOC112901012 gene encoding esterase OVCA2-like, whose protein sequence is MDLIRTPPGRCSRPRQLAASAAAPPASVSLAALALPCRLPTHAAAPSPQRIRRLRRGLRLRDARASSLGGEEEARRPPRLLCLHGFRTSAEIMRRQVVGRWPEEVTSRLDLVFADGPFLAEGASPVADIFDPPYYEWFQFVGKVSGGQDPIECRNLDMCLSYLEELMIREGPFDGLLGFSQGAVVSAVLTGLQEQGLAFNGLAKVKCVMVMSGGKIQAPPAAARAFASKIMCPSLHFIGDNDFTKAHGEELVEAFADPLVIRHPAGHTVPKLDDKGLQIMLTYLDKIEREIWEHSSTDAKIMASNSEG, encoded by the exons ATGGATTTGATCCGTACTCCTCCAGGGAGGTGCTCGCGGCCGCGGCAGCTcgcggcctccgccgcggcgccaCCGGCTTCCGTCTCGCTGGCAGCGCTAGCGCTCCCCTGCCGCCTGCCAacccacgccgccgcgccctctCCCCAGCGCATTCGCCGGCTGCGCCGCGGGCTGCGGCTTCGGGACGCCCGCGCGTCGTCGttgggcggcgaggaggaggcgcggcggccgccgcggctcCTGTGCCTGCACGGATTCCGGACCAGCGCCGAGATCATGCGGCGGCAGGTGGTGGGGAGGTGGCCCGAAGAGGTGACTTCCCGCCTGGACCTCGTCTTCGCGGACGGGCCGTTCCTGGCCGAGGGCGCGTCCCCCGTGGCCGACATCTTCGATCCGCCCTACTACGAGTGGTTCCAGTTCGTCGGCAAG GTCTCGGGGGGACAGGATCCCATCGAGTGCAGGAACTTGGACATGTGCCTCTCCTACCTCGAGGAGCTGATGATCAGAGAAGGGCCGTTCGACGGACTGCTAGGTTTCTCCCAG GGCGCCGTCGTATCTGCAGTGCTCACAGGGCTCCAAGAACAG GGGTTGGCCTTCAATGGGCTTGCTAAGGTGAAGTGCGTGATGGTAATGTCCGGGGGGAAGATCCAGGCGCCGCCGGCTGCAGCAAGGGCGTTCGCCAGCAAGATCATGTGCCCGTCGCTTCACTTCATTG GTGACAATGACTTTACAAAGGCTCACGGTGAAGAGCTTGTAGAAGCATTTGCGGATCCACTTGTTATACGTCATCCCGCCGGCCATACTGTACCTAAACTTG ACGACAAGGGTCTCCAAATTATGCTCACCTACCTTGACAAGATTGAGAGAGAGATATGGGAACATTCGTCAACCGATGCTAAGATTATGGCCTCAAATTCAGAGGGTTAA
- the LOC112898781 gene encoding pentatricopeptide repeat-containing protein At5g09450, mitochondrial-like, producing MAAVLPRAAAAARAKRPGGSGIPLRRSVLAGHGPFSSEAAATPAPAAAVDDRAVAAGGVEDGDDLRSRIFRLGLAKRSATAALDKWSGEGRAAPAAELRRIARDLSRVRRYKHALEVADWMKTHHESDLSESDYGMRIDLITRVFGANAAEDFFEKLPPEAKSLEAYTALLHSYARSKMTDKAERLFGRMKDANLSMDVLVYNEMMTLYISVGELDKVHVIAEELRRQNVSPDLFTYNLRVSAAAASMDLEGFKGILDEMSKDPNSKEGWTLYRKLAAVYVDASQLVGSGNSLVEAEAKISQREWITYDFLVLLHAGLGNLERIKDIWKSMLMTSQRMTSRNYICVISSYLLCERVKDAGEIVDQWQRSKAPEFDISACNRLLDALLSAGLADTAESFRELMLQKSCILTSRATVAE from the exons atggcggcggtgcttccccgagccgccgccgccgcccgcgccaagCGACCCGGCGGGTCCGGCATCCCCCTCCGCCGCTCCGTCCTCGCGGGACACGGCCCCTTCTCATCCGAGGCCGCGGCGACCCctgcccccgcggccgccgtgGACGACCGCGCGGTAGCGGCTGGCGGCGTGGAGGATGGCGACGACCTGCGCAGCCGCATCTTCCGGCTGGGCCTGGCGAAGCGgagcgcgacggcggcgctcgatAAGTGGTCCGGCGagggccgcgccgcccccgccgcggagCTCCGCCGCATCGCGCGCGACCTCAGCCGCGTCCGCCGCTACAAGCACGCCCTCGAG GTAGCAGACTGGATGAAGACACATCATGAGTCAGATTTATCTGAGAGTGACTATGGAATGCGCATTGACTTGATTACCAGAGTTTTTGGTGCCAATGCGGCTGAAGATTTCTTTGAGAAGCTTCCACCTGAAGCCAAATCGCTAGAAGCCTACACAGCACTTCTTCATTCCTATGCTCGATCAAAGATGACAGACAAAGCTGAAAGGCTGTTTGGGAGAATGAAGGATGCAAACCTGTCCATGGATGTCCTGGTTTATAATGAAATGATGACCTTGTACATTTCTGTTGGGGAGCTTGATAAAGTTCATGTCATTGCCGAAGAACTAAGAAGGCAAAATGTCTCTCCGGATCTCTTCACTTACAATCTCCGGGTCAGTGCCGCAGCTGCTTCCATGGATCTTGAGGGCTTCAAAGGAATTCTCGATGAGATGTCAAAGGATCCAAACTCCAAAGAAGGATGGACGCTGTACCGGAAACTCGCCGCTGTCTATGTTGATGCCAGCCAACTTGTTGGCTCTGGAAATTCGCTGGTGGAAGCCGAGGCAAAGATCAGCCAGAGGGAGTGGATAACCTATGATTTCCTCGTCCTGCTGCATGCCGGCCTCGGCAACCTGGAGAGGATAAAGGACATATGGAAGTCGATGCTTATGACTTCCCAGCGGATGACGAGCCGGAACTACATCTGCGTGATCTCCTCCTACCTGCTGTGCGAGCGGGTGAAGGACGCAGGGGAGATCGTCGACCAGTGGCAGCGGTCCAAGGCTCCGGAGTTCGACATCTCGGCCTGCAACAGGCTGCTCGACGCGCTTCTGAGCGCCGGCCTCGCCGACACGGCAGAGAGCTTTCGAGAACTGATGCTGCAGAAGAGTTGTATACTGACGAGCAGGGCAACTGTAGCCGAGTGA
- the LOC112899039 gene encoding E3 ubiquitin-protein ligase ATL6-like — MTGTRELLLVLCLLGAGMAVGDAQPPPSPPPAPPPPPQPTPFGRTMSTFITVAISVFFFLLFVCAYVNQCRLADPGAHGEAAAAAAAGAGGPSRRGKRGLDPAVVATFPIVSYREVVAHKIGKGVLECAVCLTEFEDDDDLRLLPHCSHAFHPECIDPWLQSRVTCPLCRANLEKPAPVPATPPAPPSPQEQRQPSPPTEAVAIPVLDEGSEEEDSDEDDRKEEAIELEMLRSARRAARMPRSHSTGHSLFAAAAAAAEEGDHERFTLRLPEHVREQVLRSRRLRHATSLINLSDMSSEGSSRGGRSLGGAGGGGSFGNGGGGSSHGGRRWQSFLARTVSWARGGGDGSVRKGWDGSTRRGRDDGESSRKGSATPPPAGRP; from the coding sequence ATGACGGGGACGCGGGAGCTGCTCCTCGTCCTCTGCCTCCTCGGCGCCGGCATGGCCGTCGGCGACGCGCAGcctccgccctcgccgccgccggcgcctccgccgccgccgcagccgacgCCGTTCGGGCGCACCATGTCGACGTTCATCACGGTTGCCATCAGCGTCTTCTTCTTCCTGCTCTTCGTCTGCGCCTACGTCAACCAGTGCCGCCTCGCGGACCCCGGCGCgcacggggaggcggcggcggcggcggccgcgggcgccggggGGCCGTCCAGGAGGGGGAAGCGCGGGCTGGACCCCGCGGTGGTGGCCACGTTCCCCATCGTGTCCTACAGGGAGGTGGTGGCGCACAAGATCGGCAAGGGCGTGCTCGAGTGCGCCGTGTGCCTGACGGAGttcgaggacgacgacgacctcCGCCTGCTGCCGCACTGCTCCCACGCCTTCCACCCGGAGTGCATCGACCCCTGGCTGCAGTCGCGGGTCACCTGCCCGCTCTGCCGCGCCAACCTAGAGAAGCCGGCTCCGGTTCCGGCAACGCCACCGGCGCCCCCGTCGCCGCAGGAGCAGCGCcagccctcgccgccgacggaGGCCGTGGCGATTCCGGTGCTGGACGAGGGCTCGGAGGAGGAGGACAGCGACGAGGACGACCGGAAGGAGGAGGCCATCGAGCTCGAGATGCTGCGCAGCGCGCGCCGCGCGGCGAGGATGCCGCGGTCGCACTCGACGGGCCACTCGCtcttcgcggcggcggccgccgcggcggaggagggcgaccACGAGAGGTTCACGCTGCGGCTGCCGGAGCACGTGCGGGAGCAGGTGCTCCGGTCCCGCCGCCTGCGGCACGCCACCAGCCTGATCAACCTCTCCGACATGAGCTCCGAGGGCAGCTCCCGAGGCGGACGGAGCctgggaggagcaggaggtggaggaagcttcggcaacggcggcggcgggagcagcCACGGCGGGCGCCGGTGGCAGTCGTTCCTGGCCCGGACGGTCTCGtgggcgcgaggcggcggcgacggctcggtgCGGAAGGGGTGGGACGGGTCCACGAGGAGGGGAAGGGACGACGGCGAGTCCAGCAGGAAGGGCtcggccacgccgccgccggcgggccGGCCGTGA
- the LOC112898778 gene encoding RING-H2 finger protein ATL52-like produces the protein MRPHRRALLPYSGSGAGDCDDGYGCAPAPTVPSTPYAGPAPSPAPASSPVPTCPSVASPPSPPPAHSGRRNQGGGMHGYGPPPPGVSFGGDHRWHYVRYVLIAAGVIAFVSLILLGVSVAVRRRQVRRRRQALLAHAAPPPPPGAGNGGGDPEDGGGGGVVHHVWYIRTVGLDEAAINSIAATPYRAGAGLLGAVDCSVCLGEFQDGELVRLLPKCGHAFHVPCIDTWLRAHVNCPLCRSDVLDPAVTAGAGDSGGGEAETSSNPPADPDANANVEAEQQAAAASDAVPDHGQEESDHQEAAASPAQEDQQGQHSSPEPPPPPPQQQLFCPPPRNVRRAASMDASIASTAAEADPAALERLPEAAPEEEQIGGRRKRSCVKASGSGHRSNLSTDRPAAGGVPRSFFSLHSRARSSVLPL, from the coding sequence ATGAGGCCTCACCGCCGGGCCCTCCTCCCGTACTCCGGCTCGGGCGCCGGGGACTGCGACGACGGGTACGGCTGCGCGCCGGCTCCGACGGTCCCCAGCACCCCTTACGCCGGCCCGGCCCCTTCCCCGGCGCCGGCGTCCTCTCCGGTCCCAACGTGCCCCTCGGTCGCCTCCCCGCCGTCGCCTCCCCCCGCGCACAGCGGCAGGAGGAACCAGGGAGGAGGGATGCATGGGTAcgggcccccgccgcccggcgtcAGCTTCGGCGGCGACCACCGGTGGCACTACGTCAGGTACGTGCTCATCGCCGCGGGGGTCATCGCCTTCGTCTCGCTGATCCTGCTCGGCGTCTCGGTCGCCGTGCGGCGCCGGCAGGTGCGACGACGGCGGCAGGCGCTCCTCGcgcacgccgccccgccgccgccgccgggcgcggggaacggcggcggcgaccccgaggacggcggcgggggcggggtggTGCACCACGTCTGGTACATCCGGACCGTGGGGCTGGACGAGGCGGCGATCAACTCCATCGCCGCGACGCCGTACCGCGCCGGGGCGGGGCTCCTGGGCGCGGTCGATTGCTCCGTCTGTCTCGGCGAGTTCCAGGACGGCGAGCTCGTGCGCCTGCTGCCCAAGTGCGGCCACGCGTTCCACGTCCCCTGCATCGACACCTGGCTCCGCGCCCACGTCAACTGCCCGCTCTGCCGCTCCGACGTGCTCGACCCCGCCGTCACAGCGGGCGCCGGGGAcagcggaggaggagaagcGGAGACCAGCTCCAACCCGCCAGCTGATCCAGATGCGAACGCCAACGTCGAAGCCGAGCAACAAGCGGCTGCCGCGAGCGACGCAGTCCCGGATCACGGACAGGAGGAGAGCGACCACCAAGAAGCAGCAGCTTCACCCGCAcaagaggaccagcaaggacaaCACAGCTcgccggagccgccgccgccgccgcctcaacAGCAGCTGTTCTGTCCGCCGCCTCGCAACGTGCGGCGCGCGGCGTCCATGGACGCGTCCATAGCGTCAACCGCGGCAGAGGCAGACCCCGCGGCACTGGAGCGTTTGCCGGAGGCAGCTCCTGAAGAGGAGCAGATCGGTGGCAGGCGGAAGCGGTCCTGCGTGAAGGCGTCGGGCTCCGGACATCGGAGCAACCTCAGCACCGACAGGCCGGCTGCCGGCGGCGTCCCCAGGTCGTTCTTCTCGCTGCATTCGCGTGCTCGGAGCTCGGTGCTGCCGCTGTGA
- the LOC112901251 gene encoding uncharacterized protein LOC112901251 isoform X1, whose amino-acid sequence MAAAVSWYGPLIDLSAAASHVGGFVQLLAAVRRVLPHQEQNAATGRTYQRTIVEVGDDSRSSFCVSVWSSKQSSGIIAGDVLLMQNIKIVEFRSGLEGRASQISAVQVLFNSEDLTNPEGIVELITSCKVGDATKSKLRRVAEWTLGTKRALGVSHQQLQVISKNWKEAKEKESSDLLCISELFSQRKLCYMKVYACISKMVLVSSPTSHLGHLSVIDKHSLKEHNEIVRDFITAGCKLCGSPLYHKNLHGKNSSAIDCPNNPKYLHVPGQIYKPFMIYVDDQSGQVPLLVRNKAAEILFANIIADDVSECYKSHMLETSESGNLSAPGTIIDGVGSKEITKRRKTEQKPNFYQIWLVMIKCLLNQGSNSPFCFQILVNPEKNVEDGRFELVSLTMPIP is encoded by the exons ATGGCGGCGGCTGTGAGCTGGTACGGGCCGCTGATCGACCTCTCGGCGGCCGCCAGCCATGTCGGCGGGTTCgtgcagctgctggcggccgtCCGCCGCGTCCTTCCACACCAG GAACAAAATGCTGCAACCGGGAGGACGTACCAGAGAACCATTGTTGAAGTCGGTGACGACTCGCGGTCCAGCTTCTGTGTCTCTGTGTGGTCGTCCAAGCAGAGTTCGGGCATAATCGCTGGCGATGTCTTACTAATGCAGA ATATTAAGATAGTGGAGTTTAGAAGTGGCCTGGAGGGGAGAGCTTCTCAGATATCTGCAGTCCAAGTATTGTTCAACTCCGAAGACTTGACAAATCCTGAAG GAATAGTTGAATTAATAACAAGTTGCAAAGTGGGAGACGCTACAAAATCAAAGCTAAGAAGAGTGGCAGAATGGACCCTAGGCACTAAACGTGCTCTTGGCGTAAGTCATCAACAG TTGCAGGTGATATCGAAGAACTGGAAAGAAGCAAAAGAGAAGGAATCATCAGACTTGTTGTGTATATCAGAACTATTCTCTCAGAGAAAATTATGTTATATGAAAGTTTATGCATGTATCTCCAAGATGGTTCTAGTGAGTTCGCCGACCTCCCACTTGGGACACTTGTCAGTTATTGACAAACATTCTTTGAAAGAGCACAATGAAATTGTCAGAGATTTCATTACTGCCGGCTGCAAGTTATGTGGTTCACCTCTATACCACAA AAACCTTCATGGGAAAAACTCTTCTGCGATAGATTGTCCGAATAACCCAAAGTATCTCCATGTTCCTGGTCAGATATACAAACCATTTATG ATATATGTCGATGACCAATCTGGACAAGTTCCTTTGCTTGTAAGGAATAAAGCAGCGGAGATCTTATTTGCCAATATCATTGCAGATGATGTATCTGAATGCTACAAGAGCCACATGTTAGAAACCTCCGAGTCAGGTAACTTAAGCGCTCCTGGTACAATAATAGATGGCGTTGGCAGCAAAGAGATaacaaaaaggagaaaaactGAACAAAAGCCTAATTTTTATCAAATTTGGCTTGTTATGATCAAATGTCTGTTGAACCAAGGCAGCAATAGTCCTTTCTGCTTCCAGATTTTGGTGAACCCTGAGAAGAATGTTGAGGATGGCCGTTTTGAGTTGGTTTCCTTGACAATGCCAATACCATGA
- the LOC112901251 gene encoding uncharacterized protein LOC112901251 isoform X2 — MAAAVSWYGPLIDLSAAASHVGGFVQLLAAVRRVLPHQEQNAATGRTYQRTIVEVGDDSRSSFCVSVWSSKQSSGIIAGDVLLMQNIKIVEFRSGLEGRASQISAVQVLFNSEDLTNPEGIVELITSCKVGDATKSKLRRVAEWTLGTKRALGVSHQQLQVISKNWKEAKEKESSDLLCISELFSQRKLCYMKVYACISKMVLVSSPTSHLGHLSVIDKHSLKEHNEIVRDFITAGCKLCGSPLYHKNLHGKNSSAIDCPNNPKYLHVPGQIYKPFMIYVDDQSGQVPLLVRNKAAEILFANIIADDVSECYKSHMLETSESGWQDHQSWNQQYLGSGPFNTNDGAGSNPTNTK, encoded by the exons ATGGCGGCGGCTGTGAGCTGGTACGGGCCGCTGATCGACCTCTCGGCGGCCGCCAGCCATGTCGGCGGGTTCgtgcagctgctggcggccgtCCGCCGCGTCCTTCCACACCAG GAACAAAATGCTGCAACCGGGAGGACGTACCAGAGAACCATTGTTGAAGTCGGTGACGACTCGCGGTCCAGCTTCTGTGTCTCTGTGTGGTCGTCCAAGCAGAGTTCGGGCATAATCGCTGGCGATGTCTTACTAATGCAGA ATATTAAGATAGTGGAGTTTAGAAGTGGCCTGGAGGGGAGAGCTTCTCAGATATCTGCAGTCCAAGTATTGTTCAACTCCGAAGACTTGACAAATCCTGAAG GAATAGTTGAATTAATAACAAGTTGCAAAGTGGGAGACGCTACAAAATCAAAGCTAAGAAGAGTGGCAGAATGGACCCTAGGCACTAAACGTGCTCTTGGCGTAAGTCATCAACAG TTGCAGGTGATATCGAAGAACTGGAAAGAAGCAAAAGAGAAGGAATCATCAGACTTGTTGTGTATATCAGAACTATTCTCTCAGAGAAAATTATGTTATATGAAAGTTTATGCATGTATCTCCAAGATGGTTCTAGTGAGTTCGCCGACCTCCCACTTGGGACACTTGTCAGTTATTGACAAACATTCTTTGAAAGAGCACAATGAAATTGTCAGAGATTTCATTACTGCCGGCTGCAAGTTATGTGGTTCACCTCTATACCACAA AAACCTTCATGGGAAAAACTCTTCTGCGATAGATTGTCCGAATAACCCAAAGTATCTCCATGTTCCTGGTCAGATATACAAACCATTTATG ATATATGTCGATGACCAATCTGGACAAGTTCCTTTGCTTGTAAGGAATAAAGCAGCGGAGATCTTATTTGCCAATATCATTGCAGATGATGTATCTGAATGCTACAAGAGCCACATGTTAGAAACCTCCGAGTCAG GCTGGCAGGATCATCAGTCTTGGAATCAGCAGTACCTGGGCTCTGGGCCGTTTAATACTAATGATGGTGCTGGCTCAAACCCCACAAATACAAAATGA